Below is a genomic region from Magnetococcales bacterium.
GCCCTGTGCAGCATGTTGCACGACGTGGGCAAGGTGAGCATCCCCGACCGCATCCTGCTGAAACCGGGCCCCCTGACCCCCGAGGAGCGCCGCATCATGCAGGAACATTCCGCGGCGGGATGCACCTATCTGAAGAATGCCAAAGATCTGCAGGAGGTCGACTCCTACCTGGAAATGGCCACCCGTATCGCCCGATCCCACCATGAACAGTATCAGGGCGGGGGTTATCCCGACGGTCTGGCGGGAGAGGACATTCCCCTGGAGGCCCGAATCGTCATGGTGGCCGATGTTTACGATGCCCTCACCTCCTGGCGTCCCTACAAGGAGCCGTGGTCCGAAGAGAAGGCGTTGGCTTTCATCCGCAACGAATCCGGCAAATCGTTCGATCCCAAGGTGGTAGCCGCTTTTCTTGAGGTCATCGCGCATCACAAGGAGCTGCCGGTCATCACCTGGACCCGGGAGATGTCCGTGGGCGTGCCGGATCTGGATAATGATCACAAAGGCATCATCCGACTGATCAACGAAATCGATATCGTACAGAAACGCTTCGACAGCATTACGGTGGAACTGGTACTTTACGAACTGTTCAACTACACCATCCGACATTTTCAGCGGGAGGAGACCTTCCTGCGCGACAACGGCTTTCCCGCGACGTTGATCCTGGACCACGCCGGACAGCACAATCACTTTGCCGGCAGGGTAACCGAATTGCGCCGTCGCTACATCCATGAAAAACAACCCGATATCGTCAGCGAACTGACCGCCTTGATGAGCAAATGGCTGGTGAACCACATCATGATTGAAGACATGAAATATGCCAAACAGGACGGACTGAAGGCGAATTCCGACCGGCAGGCCGGCTCTGTACAGGTGTCGACGGGTTAACGACCCTCTTTTCGAACGCCGGGACGGGACGCCCGACGACACCGACCTTGCCGACATGTCGGGAAGGGATTCCCGGCTGGTTCAGCGCACCAGTTTCTTGAACCGGGGATTCGGCGTGCAGCGCAACAGCCGATCGACAATCTTGCGGAAGGTGTCGGCATCGGTCTCTCCGCTGGTCAGGGCGGCGAGGATTTTGGCCATGGTTTCGCCCCGTTTGCTCTGATCCTCATAGGGGTGTTCGTGCAGCAACCGGGAGATGGTCATCAGATAGGATACCATTCCCCCCTGAAGGGCATGGAGCCGGGATCGGTCGGGAAACTTGTCGAGGAGGTAGTAGCTGCTTTCGCCTTTGCTGCAATAGAAAAGCAGCGGCCGTTTGCTCAGTTGAGACGCGAACGGTCGCAAAAACGCCTCGGGCCGCTCTTCGATATCCAGCAGATAGACGCGCCGCGATCCGGGGATGGCGGGTTCGCCCTTCGAAACCCCGCGGACATCGACCAACAGGTAGCCGCCGGGGTTGGCGAGGAGTTCGTCGACGGGGAGCTGGCCGGTTGAAGAAGAGGGAAACATGGCCCTGGATAATACCGTGTTTGTTGTTCACCGCCGGAAAGAGGGACCATGGTATCGAACGCCACCAGGGTCGGGCAAGCTTTTCCGGAGAGGGACGGACTCTCCCCTCATGTTCCGCCTTCCCCTCCTGGACCTTCCCGATCTCATCGGGAGGTTTGTCGACCCCGCCTCCGCCACGACCGCATCGGATGCCGGCATGGCGAGCTGTTCCCGAACGGCGCAATGCCGCATCAAACAGCGTTCCTCACGCACCGTCGAACGGGTTCGAAGGGGTTTCATGATGAATCTCAACGATGACAGGCTTTTTTACCATCACCTGCCCCCCATTCGGGAGTTTGGCCAGATTTTCCAGTTCGACCATTATCAGCCGGTACCCGAAACCTGGCTGGTGGTCATGAGCGATATCCAGGGTTCGACCGAGGCCATTCGTCAAGGGCGTTACAAAGAGGTCAACCTGTTGGGGGCCATGACCATCGCCGGACTGCTCAATCTGGCCCCGGAGATGGAATTGCCCTTCGTCTTCGGCGGCGATGGGGCCACCCTGCTGCTGCCAGCCTCCCTTGCCGCTCCGGCCCGACAGGTTCTGTCCGCCACGGTGCGCCTGGCCCGCAACGAGTTCGGCTTGACCCTGCGGGCCGGCATGATTCCCATGACGGTGATCCATCAGGCCGGACAGGAGATCCGGGTCGCCTGCCTGTCCCTGGCGGAACGGAGCAGTCAGGCCCTGATGATGGGCAATGGTCTGGCTCTGGCCGAAGCGCTGCTCAAGGATCCGTCCGCCACGGCCTGTCGCGTGCCGGAAGCGCAAGCGGACGAAAAGGCCGACTACTCGGGACTGGAATGCCGCTGGCAAAATCTGCTCAGCCCCCAGGGCGAAATGGTCAGCCTGCTGGTGGAGGCCCGATCCCCCGTTCCCGCCGAACAGAAAGAGGTCTATACCCGGGTGCTTGCCGCCATCGAAACGCTCTGCGGCTCTTCCGGGCAGCGCCGACCCGTCGCTCCGGATCAACTGAAACTGACCTTCGCCGCCCAGTCCCTCGACCTGGAAAACCGGGTGCATCACCCGGCCCAAAACCTCTGGCAACGGCTGGTCCGCCGCTGGAAACTGCGTCTGGAAAACAGCCTCGGCCAACTTCTGATGCATACCTGGAAGGGAACGAACTGGTCGGCGTATCCGGCATTGGTGGCCGCCACCAGCGATTGCGAGAAGTTCGACGGACTGCTGCGCATGATCTTTGCCAGCCAACCCCGACGCCGCCTGGAGTTGACCGCCCTGCTGGAGCAATGGCGGCAACAGGGCGATCTCCATTATGGTCTTCACACCTCGGAACAGGCCCACATGACCTGTCTGGTCTACCAGCGCATGGGACGCCAGTTCCACTT
It encodes:
- a CDS encoding bacteriohemerythrin, giving the protein MEEIEILVSEAEALRKGHEEAAKMIGQHLIRERQEDEWILLGIVLTLAWIGLTAGRRILRLIINEVDKRLVAERELSQSQLMTQKQQVEMSALQRSNRAIIMSLADLAEKRDSNTGEHVLRVARVTQKIALKLREDNTAAISDIFLEQIALCSMLHDVGKVSIPDRILLKPGPLTPEERRIMQEHSAAGCTYLKNAKDLQEVDSYLEMATRIARSHHEQYQGGGYPDGLAGEDIPLEARIVMVADVYDALTSWRPYKEPWSEEKALAFIRNESGKSFDPKVVAAFLEVIAHHKELPVITWTREMSVGVPDLDNDHKGIIRLINEIDIVQKRFDSITVELVLYELFNYTIRHFQREETFLRDNGFPATLILDHAGQHNHFAGRVTELRRRYIHEKQPDIVSELTALMSKWLVNHIMIEDMKYAKQDGLKANSDRQAGSVQVSTG
- a CDS encoding rhodanese-like domain-containing protein, coding for MFPSSSTGQLPVDELLANPGGYLLVDVRGVSKGEPAIPGSRRVYLLDIEERPEAFLRPFASQLSKRPLLFYCSKGESSYYLLDKFPDRSRLHALQGGMVSYLMTISRLLHEHPYEDQSKRGETMAKILAALTSGETDADTFRKIVDRLLRCTPNPRFKKLVR
- a CDS encoding DUF3095 domain-containing protein; its protein translation is MFRLPLLDLPDLIGRFVDPASATTASDAGMASCSRTAQCRIKQRSSRTVERVRRGFMMNLNDDRLFYHHLPPIREFGQIFQFDHYQPVPETWLVVMSDIQGSTEAIRQGRYKEVNLLGAMTIAGLLNLAPEMELPFVFGGDGATLLLPASLAAPARQVLSATVRLARNEFGLTLRAGMIPMTVIHQAGQEIRVACLSLAERSSQALMMGNGLALAEALLKDPSATACRVPEAQADEKADYSGLECRWQNLLSPQGEMVSLLVEARSPVPAEQKEVYTRVLAAIETLCGSSGQRRPVAPDQLKLTFAAQSLDLENRVHHPAQNLWQRLVRRWKLRLENSLGQLLMHTWKGTNWSAYPALVAATSDCEKFDGLLRMIFASQPRRRLELTALLEQWRQQGDLHYGLHTSEQAHMTCLVYQRMGRQFHFVDGADGGYAVAAVMLKKQRAASLT